Proteins encoded in a region of the Streptomyces sp. NBC_00513 genome:
- a CDS encoding HdeD family acid-resistance protein produces the protein MTPNAAPYDTHNDPEDVLKQLGSSWHWALGFALATLIPGILVLVWPDETLHILAVIIGLQLLVAGGFRFVTAFSHSGDRGGSRLAAVLIAMLAFLAGVLVLRHPMQTIGALSLIVGVFWLLTGVLTAYVSIADRALVHRGLLFGLGVLGTVAGIVVLCFPVDSAVALTRLLGLWLVLLGVFEVVMAFALRSATRRITPPLSE, from the coding sequence ATGACCCCCAACGCGGCACCGTATGACACGCACAACGACCCCGAAGACGTCCTCAAGCAGCTCGGAAGCTCATGGCACTGGGCGCTCGGCTTCGCCCTGGCGACACTGATCCCGGGCATCCTGGTGCTTGTCTGGCCCGACGAGACGTTGCACATCCTGGCCGTGATCATCGGCCTGCAACTCCTGGTGGCGGGCGGCTTCCGTTTCGTCACGGCCTTCTCGCACAGCGGCGACCGGGGTGGCAGCAGACTGGCCGCCGTCCTCATCGCCATGCTGGCGTTCCTTGCCGGCGTCCTGGTGTTGCGGCATCCCATGCAGACGATCGGCGCACTGTCCCTGATCGTCGGAGTCTTCTGGTTGCTCACCGGAGTGCTCACGGCCTATGTCTCGATCGCCGACCGCGCCCTCGTACATCGAGGTCTGCTCTTCGGCCTGGGCGTCCTCGGTACGGTCGCGGGAATCGTCGTGCTCTGCTTCCCGGTGGACTCCGCGGTCGCCCTGACCCGGCTGCTGGGACTGTGGCTCGTCCTGCTCGGCGTGTTCGAAGTGGTGATGGCCTTCGCGCTCCGCTCCGCCACCCGCCGGATCACACCCCCGCTCTCGGAGTGA
- a CDS encoding TetR/AcrR family transcriptional regulator: MPTETPKPLRADAVRNIEKIVRAARDVYAEQGPDAGLDEIARRAGVGIATLFRRFPDKAALLRAVLEQQFTQDVLPAIERGLGDEDPRRGLGVVIEAALTSAADEHHVLTAARNAGIFTAETSARFFDALDPLVVRGQQAGVIREDLVPDDLKRIMGMLVSVLWTMDPAEGGWRRYVTLVLDGLTPAAASPLPNPAPPLLRRQQN; the protein is encoded by the coding sequence GTGCCGACCGAGACCCCCAAGCCCCTGCGCGCAGACGCGGTGCGGAACATCGAGAAGATCGTGAGGGCGGCACGCGACGTCTACGCGGAGCAGGGGCCCGACGCCGGGCTCGATGAGATCGCCCGGCGGGCCGGCGTGGGGATCGCGACGCTCTTCCGCCGGTTCCCGGACAAGGCGGCCCTCCTGCGCGCGGTGCTGGAACAGCAGTTCACCCAGGACGTCCTCCCCGCCATCGAGCGCGGGCTCGGCGACGAGGACCCGCGCCGGGGCCTGGGTGTCGTCATCGAAGCAGCCCTGACCTCGGCGGCCGACGAGCACCACGTGCTGACCGCGGCGCGCAACGCCGGCATCTTCACCGCGGAGACGAGCGCCCGCTTCTTCGACGCGCTCGACCCGCTGGTGGTACGGGGGCAGCAGGCCGGGGTGATCCGGGAGGACCTCGTACCCGACGACCTGAAGCGGATCATGGGCATGCTCGTCAGCGTGCTGTGGACCATGGACCCGGCCGAGGGGGGCTGGCGGCGCTACGTGACCCTGGTCCTGGACGGCCTGACCCCCGCCGCGGCCAGTCCTCTGCCCAACCCGGCCCCTCCGCTGCTCCGCAGACAGCAGAACTAG
- a CDS encoding DUF1062 domain-containing protein: MSETWVVVPTCLPTILRRCHRCASGRFRANGKFRVNANHKLLDAWLLALCNACGDTTKLTVLERMNVRSVQPEFLNLLHANDLGLAAELLQDPVVRRRNRIALDWDNAWRLDGGASDRPDRSDRPDRSDRPDWPDWPLPPQGESIEISVRFGARIPVRPDRLIAEGFGLSRAGVERLLAEGNLVSTVRLSGRLSGDFTFTLKR; this comes from the coding sequence GTGTCCGAAACCTGGGTGGTCGTTCCCACCTGCCTGCCGACAATTCTCCGCCGTTGCCACAGGTGCGCCTCCGGGCGCTTCCGTGCGAACGGCAAATTCCGTGTCAACGCGAACCACAAGCTCCTCGACGCCTGGCTCCTCGCCCTGTGTAACGCCTGCGGGGACACCACCAAGCTCACTGTCCTGGAGCGGATGAACGTGCGTTCCGTACAACCCGAGTTCTTGAACCTGCTGCACGCCAACGACCTCGGCCTGGCAGCCGAACTGCTCCAGGACCCGGTGGTACGGCGACGCAATCGCATCGCCCTCGACTGGGACAACGCCTGGCGCCTCGACGGCGGCGCGTCGGACCGGCCGGACCGGTCGGACCGGCCGGACCGGTCGGATCGACCGGATTGGCCGGATTGGCCGCTTCCGCCGCAGGGCGAGTCGATCGAGATCTCGGTCCGCTTCGGTGCGCGGATACCGGTGCGGCCGGATCGACTGATCGCCGAAGGCTTCGGCCTTTCGCGAGCAGGGGTCGAGAGGCTGCTCGCCGAGGGGAACCTCGTGTCGACGGTCCGTCTGAGCGGCAGGCTCTCGGGCGACTTCACCTTCACGCTCAAGCGCTGA